Genomic DNA from bacterium:
AAATTACGGGAACCATATTCCGGTGATTCCATTCGTTGGTGATTTGGGAGATGATGAGCTATCAAGACTTGTAAATTTTCTTGAAAGTATAAGAAATCTCAATTCTGTTCGATCAATTGAAAAACGTAATTGGAGAAATACAATTTAACTCCATCATGTTGTAATATAGTTGCCTGACATAGCTTTCACCATTATTTACTCTCCCTTTATCCTAAGGATTTATTTTCATATTTTGGATTAGTTAAAAACCGGAGATAAAATGAAGAAGAAATTCACCGCTGTAATAAATAGAGAAGAAAATTGGTTTGTGGCTCATTGTCTTGAACTTGATGTCGTGAGTCAGGGGAAAACTATTGAAGAAGCACAGACCAATCTTAAAGAAGCTGTGGAATTATATCTTGAAAGTTTTGAACCTGAGGATTATCCTGGTTCAGATGGCGAAATAATTCTTTATCCTTTTGAAGTAGCTGTGAATGGCTAAGCTTCCTGTTCTATCAGGTAAAGAACTGATCAAAATTCTTGAACGCGAGGGCTTTCAAATCGTAAGACAAAAAGGAAGTCACGTATGTCTTCGCAAAGATGAATTCAGAACTGTTGTCCGCTTCACTCCGATTTATCCAAAGGAACATTGCTGGGAATCTTAAATCAATGTGGACTAACCAAAGAAAAACTTATCGAGCTGTTAAAATAATCATCGCCGTCATGGTAACGCACGGTAGCTATCAAAGTAAACATTTAGTTAAAACATGATAATTATAATTTTAAAAACTC
This window encodes:
- a CDS encoding type II toxin-antitoxin system HicB family antitoxin produces the protein MKKKFTAVINREENWFVAHCLELDVVSQGKTIEEAQTNLKEAVELYLESFEPEDYPGSDGEIILYPFEVAVNG